One region of Acidimicrobiales bacterium genomic DNA includes:
- a CDS encoding pyridoxamine 5'-phosphate oxidase family protein yields MTIEAQHLPDLGDLEEIEEAVCWRLLASQPVGRFAVIVGHYPLVFPVNHAVVAHGVIFRTAPGTKLWATHRNNVSFEVDEFDLATNTGWSVLIRGAAREVLPDTNPELVNALQAVAPRPWAPGPKDHLVRIVADSISGRRIRAADPRDRPEPSIPR; encoded by the coding sequence ATGACGATTGAAGCCCAACACCTCCCGGACCTCGGTGACCTCGAAGAGATCGAGGAGGCCGTGTGCTGGCGGCTGCTTGCTAGCCAACCGGTCGGCCGGTTCGCGGTGATAGTTGGCCACTATCCACTCGTTTTCCCGGTCAATCATGCGGTGGTCGCCCACGGGGTGATATTCAGAACCGCGCCGGGCACCAAGCTATGGGCGACTCACCGTAACAATGTCAGTTTCGAGGTCGACGAGTTCGACCTGGCGACCAACACCGGCTGGAGCGTTCTGATCCGCGGTGCCGCACGCGAAGTACTACCGGACACCAATCCTGAGCTCGTCAACGCACTTCAAGCCGTGGCCCCTCGACCGTGGGCACCCGGACCGAAGGATCACCTAGTTCGGATAGTTGCGGACTCGATCAGTGGCCGCCGTATCCGCGCAGCAGACCCTCGCGACCGCCCGGAGCCGAGCATTCCCCGATGA
- a CDS encoding MMPL family transporter: MQRLTTFVLAHRRSVMVAWLLLTLAGFATLGSTTKRLSTEFKLPGQPSYIADSKIQALYHNGAQTVPIVVSVTSPPGTKADPVVADRVLAASAAAVPGSRYADQLNTGDRAFATKDGQTSFGLIFTPREANGFKDTRTSAVSSAAQSASPAGWNSGVTGLAQLENGGSSKGSSALTETMLGGLGSLAVLAFVFASFIAFVPLLMAIVAIPTTFLIVGGLTHVTTVSIIVEFLIALIGLGVAIDYALLVVTRWREERAHGYANEEAVTRAMNTAGRAVVFSGLTVGVSLLALVVLPVSFLANIGVAGFLIPIVSIAVALTLLPALLASAGPFLDRPRLRREVHASRPWSGWARLVLRHRNSGAFIGAAILVALIIPVFALNLGEPKTSALAQKGAAHATLTTLQQGGVPTGVIEPIDVLVQDSQAQAVAGRLAQVNGVYTAAVSNAPDFHRGGTTIVEVLASGEPSSSSGGATISAVRATASHLPGVIGVGGPGPGQVDFIHAVYGSFPLMLTLIGIATLLLLTRAFRSIVLAAKAVVFNMMSVAAAYGIMVFVWQEGHGSNALWSVPATGSITVWVPIMVFAFLFGLSMDYEVFILSRIREEYDRTGSTDEAVVTGIGRTGRLVTSAALILFLGFLSLSTAGMTDLKVMATGLGAGILLDAVVVRSLLVPALVGVLGKWNWYLPGWVAKALFVRTPPAIDEVPEPGEPMPVLVGAGER, encoded by the coding sequence ATGCAACGACTGACCACATTCGTCCTCGCCCATCGCCGATCGGTGATGGTTGCTTGGCTCCTGCTCACCCTCGCCGGTTTCGCGACGCTCGGCTCGACGACGAAAAGGCTTTCGACCGAGTTCAAGCTGCCCGGACAGCCGAGCTACATTGCGGACAGCAAGATCCAGGCGCTGTACCACAACGGTGCCCAGACCGTCCCGATCGTCGTATCGGTCACGTCCCCTCCGGGCACCAAGGCCGACCCGGTGGTCGCGGACCGAGTCCTCGCCGCCTCGGCGGCTGCCGTTCCGGGGTCGCGTTATGCCGACCAGCTCAACACCGGTGACAGGGCGTTTGCCACCAAGGACGGGCAAACCAGCTTCGGGCTGATCTTTACCCCTCGAGAGGCAAACGGCTTCAAGGACACCCGCACCTCGGCGGTGAGCTCCGCCGCGCAATCGGCGTCACCGGCGGGTTGGAACAGCGGCGTGACCGGGCTAGCCCAGCTCGAGAACGGCGGGTCGTCGAAGGGCAGCAGCGCGCTGACCGAGACGATGCTCGGCGGGCTCGGATCGCTTGCCGTTCTCGCGTTCGTGTTCGCGAGCTTCATCGCTTTCGTCCCGCTGTTGATGGCGATTGTCGCGATACCCACGACTTTTCTGATCGTCGGGGGGCTGACGCATGTCACCACGGTCAGCATCATCGTCGAGTTCCTCATCGCGCTGATCGGCTTGGGCGTCGCTATCGACTACGCCCTGCTCGTCGTGACTCGATGGCGGGAGGAGCGCGCACACGGGTACGCGAACGAGGAGGCTGTTACAAGGGCCATGAACACGGCCGGGCGGGCGGTGGTGTTCTCCGGTCTCACCGTGGGTGTGAGCCTTCTTGCTCTGGTAGTTCTTCCTGTCTCATTTCTTGCAAACATCGGGGTTGCCGGTTTTCTCATCCCCATCGTGTCGATCGCGGTGGCGCTGACCCTGTTGCCGGCGCTGCTCGCCAGCGCCGGCCCGTTCCTCGACCGCCCCAGGCTCCGGCGGGAGGTTCACGCCAGCCGGCCGTGGTCTGGATGGGCCCGGCTCGTGTTGCGGCACCGCAACTCCGGGGCGTTCATCGGTGCCGCGATTCTGGTCGCGCTGATTATTCCGGTGTTCGCTCTCAACCTCGGAGAGCCCAAGACATCAGCGCTTGCACAGAAGGGAGCCGCCCACGCAACTCTCACAACGCTCCAGCAGGGTGGTGTCCCGACCGGCGTCATCGAGCCAATCGATGTTCTGGTTCAGGACTCGCAGGCACAGGCGGTTGCTGGCAGGCTCGCTCAAGTAAATGGTGTCTACACGGCGGCGGTCTCCAACGCCCCGGATTTCCACCGAGGCGGCACGACCATCGTCGAGGTGCTCGCATCCGGCGAGCCGAGCTCCAGCTCGGGCGGCGCGACCATCTCGGCAGTGCGTGCAACCGCGTCGCACCTGCCGGGCGTGATCGGGGTCGGTGGTCCCGGACCAGGGCAAGTTGACTTCATCCACGCCGTCTACGGATCGTTCCCGCTGATGCTCACCCTTATCGGAATAGCCACATTGCTTCTCCTGACCCGGGCGTTCCGCTCGATCGTCCTCGCCGCGAAGGCGGTGGTCTTCAACATGATGTCGGTGGCTGCCGCTTACGGGATCATGGTGTTCGTTTGGCAGGAAGGCCACGGAAGCAACGCTTTGTGGTCGGTCCCGGCAACCGGTTCAATCACCGTTTGGGTTCCGATCATGGTGTTCGCGTTCCTGTTCGGCTTGTCGATGGACTACGAGGTCTTCATCCTCTCTCGCATACGCGAGGAGTACGACCGCACGGGGTCAACAGACGAAGCGGTTGTGACCGGCATTGGAAGAACCGGCCGGTTGGTCACGAGCGCAGCGCTCATCCTGTTCCTCGGCTTCCTGTCGTTGTCCACTGCCGGCATGACCGACCTGAAGGTCATGGCGACGGGTCTTGGCGCCGGAATACTCCTCGACGCCGTCGTCGTCCGCTCCCTCCTGGTCCCCGCTCTTGTCGGAGTACTAGGCAAATGGAACTGGTACCTGCCCGGTTGGGTTGCGAAGGCGCTGTTCGTCCGCACGCCGCCGGCGATCGACGAGGTGCCCGAACCGGGTGAGCCGATGCCGGTGCTCGTCGGGGCCGGGGAGCGGTAA